Proteins from one Nakamurella multipartita DSM 44233 genomic window:
- a CDS encoding NUDIX hydrolase, which yields MTEGFVNLPVIWRHWQDRPVDAGIDSAVVTLVAGVRAHDEQASQHKARALEWLSRTNDIYRRERPRTPSPHLVSYFLVIDRHAREVLLCDHRMSGLWLPTGGHVEPGEDPVDTVRREAREELGIEARFDAHYGGRPFFLTVSDTVGPPDERHTDVSLWFALAGRRDQRLEPDEREIVEVRWWSQDELIDADPSRFEPHLLRALDVVAMEG from the coding sequence ATGACCGAAGGGTTCGTCAACTTGCCGGTGATCTGGCGACATTGGCAAGATCGGCCCGTGGATGCCGGAATTGACAGTGCCGTCGTGACGCTGGTCGCCGGCGTGCGTGCTCATGACGAGCAGGCCAGCCAACACAAGGCTCGAGCGCTAGAGTGGCTCAGTCGGACCAATGACATCTATAGGCGCGAAAGGCCGCGGACCCCGTCGCCACACCTTGTTTCCTACTTCTTGGTGATCGACCGGCACGCTCGGGAGGTTCTACTCTGCGATCACCGCATGTCCGGCTTGTGGTTGCCGACTGGCGGTCACGTCGAGCCGGGTGAAGATCCGGTGGACACCGTCCGCCGAGAGGCAAGGGAGGAACTCGGGATAGAGGCCCGCTTCGACGCGCACTACGGTGGCAGACCGTTCTTTCTGACTGTTTCGGACACGGTCGGCCCACCAGATGAGCGGCACACCGACGTCAGTCTGTGGTTCGCGCTCGCCGGGCGGCGTGACCAGCGGCTTGAGCCCGATGAACGAGAAATCGTCGAGGTGCGGTGGTGGAGCCAGGACGAGCTGATTGACGCGGATCCGAGCCGCTTCGAACCGCACCTGCTGCGCGCCCTGGACGTTGTGGCGATGGAGGGCTAG
- a CDS encoding ABC transporter ATP-binding protein, with translation MTGSTPSGGADAAVVLEGLTKRFGDHTAVDGISLSVPRGSFVGVVGRNGAGKTTTMKMCTALLPPTAGSVSVMGIDVWANPVAAKEQFGVLPETMALFDRLTGAEMLLYNGLIRGLDRDLVVQRSRRLLHVLGLDEAADRMVVDYSHGMTKKVALAAALLHGPQVLFLDEPFEAIDPVSTRSIEAVLHRHVEDGGTVVFSSHVLDVVERLCDHVVVIDLGRIRTTGTIEQVRHGARLEDAFLELIGEQDQNTEGLSWLGSS, from the coding sequence ATGACCGGCTCCACACCCAGCGGCGGAGCCGATGCCGCAGTGGTTCTCGAGGGCCTGACCAAACGGTTCGGCGACCACACGGCCGTCGACGGGATCAGCCTGTCGGTGCCCCGCGGTTCCTTCGTCGGCGTGGTCGGCCGGAACGGCGCCGGCAAGACCACGACGATGAAGATGTGCACGGCCTTGTTGCCGCCGACGGCCGGCTCGGTGTCGGTGATGGGCATCGACGTCTGGGCGAACCCGGTCGCCGCCAAGGAACAGTTCGGGGTCCTCCCGGAGACCATGGCGTTGTTCGACCGGCTGACCGGTGCCGAAATGCTCCTGTACAACGGCCTGATTCGTGGTCTGGATCGCGATCTGGTCGTCCAGCGCTCCCGCCGATTGCTGCACGTGCTCGGCCTGGACGAGGCCGCGGACCGGATGGTCGTGGACTACAGCCACGGCATGACGAAGAAGGTGGCCCTGGCCGCGGCACTGCTGCATGGCCCGCAGGTGCTGTTCCTGGACGAGCCGTTCGAGGCGATCGACCCGGTGTCGACCCGCTCGATCGAGGCCGTCCTGCACCGTCATGTGGAAGACGGCGGCACGGTGGTCTTCTCCAGCCACGTGCTCGACGTGGTCGAGCGGCTCTGTGATCACGTCGTGGTCATCGATCTCGGCCGGATCAGGACCACCGGCACCATCGAGCAGGTGCGTCACGGCGCCCGACTGGAGGATGCGTTCCTCGAACTGATCGGCGAGCAGGACCAGAACACGGAGGGACTGTCGTGGCTGGGATCATCCTGA
- a CDS encoding VOC family protein, with protein MPAIGPDFISLQSRDLDASRAFYERYLGLVRSPVGPPHAVVFDTTPIAFALRDVVPGTDLTSVAQPGIGAAIWLRATDVQDIHDALVADGHPIVSAPIDGPFGRTFTFADPDGYQVTLHDRA; from the coding sequence ATGCCCGCCATCGGTCCCGATTTCATCTCGCTTCAATCGCGAGACCTCGATGCGTCCCGAGCGTTCTACGAGCGGTACCTCGGCCTCGTCCGCTCGCCGGTCGGACCGCCGCACGCCGTCGTGTTCGACACGACGCCGATCGCCTTCGCCTTGCGCGATGTCGTGCCCGGCACCGATCTGACATCCGTTGCGCAGCCCGGCATCGGGGCTGCGATCTGGTTGCGCGCGACCGACGTTCAGGACATTCACGACGCACTCGTGGCCGACGGTCACCCCATTGTCTCGGCACCGATCGACGGTCCCTTCGGTCGAACCTTCACCTTTGCCGACCCGGATGGCTACCAGGTCACGCTGCACGATCGCGCCTGA
- a CDS encoding MarR family winged helix-turn-helix transcriptional regulator, whose translation MSQDGVGIDLQTSLGYLLKEASSALRVAMEQVLRPLGMSVTHYSCLELLAQRPGLSGSELARGAFVTRQSMNVLLQALEREGSITRPAAAPVGKVLPTQLTPQGRRNLAKATAAVRSVEVRMLEGLTSAEQADMSRMLRSMIQALNSGHDQL comes from the coding sequence ATGAGTCAAGACGGGGTCGGCATCGATCTGCAAACGTCACTGGGCTACCTGCTGAAAGAGGCGTCCAGCGCGCTTCGGGTGGCCATGGAGCAAGTCCTGCGACCGCTCGGCATGAGCGTGACGCACTACTCGTGCCTCGAGCTGCTGGCGCAACGTCCGGGCCTGTCCGGTTCCGAGCTCGCGCGCGGGGCATTCGTCACCCGGCAATCGATGAACGTGCTGCTCCAGGCTCTGGAGCGAGAGGGTTCCATCACCCGGCCGGCGGCGGCACCCGTCGGCAAGGTTCTGCCCACGCAACTCACGCCGCAGGGCCGGCGCAACCTGGCGAAGGCAACCGCGGCAGTCCGGTCCGTCGAAGTCAGGATGCTGGAGGGTCTGACCAGCGCCGAGCAGGCGGACATGTCCCGGATGCTGCGGAGCATGATCCAGGCGCTGAACAGTGGCCACGATCAACTATGA
- a CDS encoding alpha/beta fold hydrolase, with protein MALNHVRRGSGSPLLLVHGLGAGWRSWSPILDALAERREVIAVDLPGFGETPPLTGEVSIASLTDSVADFIREQGLDGVSTVGQSMGGRIVLELARRGVGGDTVALDPGGFWSDREVAVFGATLRPSIALVRVLRGVLPTLLGSRVGRTLLLAQLSARPWALSRETVLPDVRGLADSPATGAALAALVKGPKQQGAPAGSVPGRVTIGWGRRDLVTLPRQAARATELFPDAVLHWFDRCGHFPQWDVPLEATRLILDKTDEVLPG; from the coding sequence ATGGCATTGAATCACGTAAGGCGAGGTAGCGGCAGCCCGCTGCTACTCGTGCACGGCCTCGGTGCCGGGTGGCGATCGTGGTCCCCCATCCTTGACGCGTTGGCCGAACGCCGCGAGGTCATCGCCGTCGACCTCCCCGGGTTCGGTGAGACGCCACCGTTGACCGGCGAGGTCTCGATCGCCAGCCTGACCGACTCCGTCGCCGACTTCATCCGTGAGCAGGGCCTGGACGGGGTTTCGACCGTCGGCCAGTCGATGGGTGGCCGCATCGTGCTCGAGCTCGCGCGGCGTGGAGTGGGCGGCGACACCGTGGCGTTGGACCCGGGCGGCTTCTGGAGCGACCGCGAAGTCGCGGTCTTCGGTGCCACGCTGCGGCCGTCGATCGCTCTGGTCCGAGTCCTGCGAGGCGTGCTGCCGACGCTGCTCGGCAGCCGCGTGGGGAGGACGTTACTTCTGGCGCAACTGTCGGCACGGCCGTGGGCGCTCTCGCGAGAAACCGTGCTGCCCGACGTGCGCGGGCTGGCCGACTCCCCGGCGACTGGGGCTGCTTTGGCCGCCCTGGTCAAGGGTCCCAAGCAGCAGGGCGCCCCGGCGGGCTCGGTGCCCGGCCGGGTCACCATCGGTTGGGGTCGTCGTGACCTGGTGACCCTGCCGAGACAGGCCGCACGTGCAACAGAGCTATTCCCCGACGCGGTGCTGCACTGGTTCGACCGATGCGGTCATTTTCCACAATGGGACGTACCGCTCGAAGCGACCCGACTGATTCTTGATAAGACCGATGAGGTTCTGCCCGGGTGA
- a CDS encoding site-specific integrase, with amino-acid sequence MTTSLPAVPDEVGQPDLMAIAEHDELSADERRYIGAARAANTVRGYRSDCTEFATWCIEQGVTPLPAAPRTVSGYLTLLAGHGAKVGTMSRRLSAIKFVQNFQNHPDPTANALVVGVWEGIRREHNADPDQARPLMPPQLWDVLATFPTRHSWKTRGRPPEPDLAGARNRAIILVGFVAALRRSEITGIDVHHITDHESGLVLQLPRSKTNQRGDTHELVVLPRATNPARCPVTILQTWLQLAGITDGPAFRAVSKGNRALDRRLTLAAVNDILADRRRCRRPRRPRDVFGAQPPRRVRHVHPHPRRHRSRYCPPDPAPLTH; translated from the coding sequence GTGACCACTTCGCTGCCGGCGGTGCCGGACGAGGTGGGGCAGCCGGACCTGATGGCGATCGCTGAACACGACGAGCTGTCCGCGGACGAGCGCCGCTATATTGGCGCCGCCCGCGCCGCGAACACCGTCCGTGGCTACCGCTCCGACTGCACCGAGTTCGCCACCTGGTGCATCGAGCAAGGCGTCACTCCCCTACCCGCCGCCCCGCGCACCGTCTCCGGATACCTGACCCTGCTGGCCGGCCACGGGGCGAAGGTCGGCACCATGAGCCGCCGGCTGTCAGCGATCAAGTTCGTCCAAAATTTTCAGAACCACCCCGACCCCACCGCCAACGCCCTCGTCGTCGGCGTCTGGGAGGGCATCCGCCGCGAACATAACGCAGACCCCGACCAGGCTCGACCTTTGATGCCGCCCCAGCTGTGGGACGTACTGGCCACCTTTCCCACTCGACACAGCTGGAAAACCCGCGGCCGCCCCCCTGAGCCGGATCTTGCCGGTGCCCGCAACCGCGCGATCATTCTTGTTGGGTTCGTCGCCGCACTGCGCCGTTCCGAGATCACCGGCATCGACGTCCACCACATCACCGACCACGAAAGCGGTCTCGTCCTTCAGCTCCCCCGGTCCAAGACCAACCAGCGCGGGGACACCCACGAGCTCGTCGTCCTCCCCCGCGCTACCAACCCGGCCCGCTGCCCCGTCACGATCCTGCAGACCTGGCTGCAGCTTGCCGGCATCACCGACGGTCCGGCGTTCCGGGCCGTGTCAAAGGGCAACCGGGCACTTGACCGTCGGCTCACCCTCGCTGCGGTCAACGACATCCTGGCAGACCGCCGTCGGTGCCGCAGACCTCGACGCCCCCGAGACGTATTCGGCGCACAGCCTCCGCGCCGGGTTCGTCACGTACACCCACACCCGCGGCGCCACCGATCACGCTATTGCCCACCAGACCCGGCACCGCTCACTCACTAG
- a CDS encoding IS3 family transposase (programmed frameshift) has protein sequence MAKPYPKEFRDDVVAVARKGQATLTQIAKDFGISEGSLANWMKQADIEDGRRPGLTDVDRAELRELKKRNRLLEQENEVLRRAAAYLSQANLPKIVFPLVREMAATGAPIRVPVAVTLRVLGLSRAGYYKWLSDPVCQRDYDDAHLIDKLYDLHGDDATLGYRFLTDELEDEHGIQVGENRVHRLCRIAGITASHHKKRSKTGSTGPAPHDDLLAVVDEHGVVRHEFLADAPNKVWLWDISEHPTREGKLYICAIKDVWSNKIVGYSIDSRMKSSLARAAMRNAIALRSPAGTVCHSDRGGQFRAKRTQRLLANNDLVGSMGRSHGAGDNASMESFFSLLQKNVLNTRRWDTRDDLRLAIVTWIETKYNRRRRQRALGKLTPVEFEMIYKAAEAA, from the exons GTGGCTAAGCCCTATCCCAAGGAGTTCCGCGACGACGTCGTGGCCGTGGCCCGCAAGGGCCAGGCGACGCTGACGCAGATCGCGAAGGACTTCGGCATCTCCGAAGGCTCGCTCGCGAACTGGATGAAGCAGGCCGACATCGAGGACGGTCGCCGTCCCGGTCTCACCGACGTCGACCGTGCTGAGCTTCGCGAGTTGAAGAAGCGCAACCGCCTCCTCGAGCAGGAGAACGAGGTCCTGCGTAGGGCAGCGGCCTACCTGTCGCAGGCGAACCTGCCG AAAATAGTCTTCCCGCTCGTCCGAGAGATGGCTGCGACCGGCGCCCCGATCAGGGTGCCGGTCGCGGTGACGTTGCGGGTGCTCGGCCTTTCGCGGGCCGGGTACTACAAGTGGCTCAGCGACCCCGTATGCCAGCGGGACTACGACGACGCCCACCTCATCGACAAGCTCTACGACCTCCATGGCGACGATGCGACGTTGGGCTACAGGTTCCTCACCGACGAACTCGAAGACGAGCACGGCATCCAGGTCGGGGAGAACCGGGTGCACCGCCTGTGCCGCATCGCCGGCATCACTGCCAGCCACCACAAGAAGCGCTCCAAGACCGGCTCGACCGGCCCCGCGCCACACGACGACCTCCTCGCGGTCGTCGACGAGCACGGCGTCGTACGTCACGAGTTCCTCGCCGACGCCCCGAACAAGGTGTGGCTGTGGGACATTTCCGAGCACCCCACCCGCGAAGGCAAGCTCTACATCTGCGCGATCAAGGACGTGTGGTCGAACAAGATCGTGGGCTACTCCATCGACTCCCGGATGAAGTCGTCCCTGGCGCGGGCCGCGATGCGCAACGCGATCGCGCTCCGCAGCCCGGCCGGGACAGTCTGTCACTCCGACCGAGGCGGTCAGTTTCGTGCCAAGCGGACCCAGCGGCTGCTGGCGAACAACGACCTGGTGGGGTCGATGGGCCGCTCCCACGGCGCCGGCGACAACGCCAGCATGGAGAGCTTCTTTTCCCTGCTGCAGAAGAACGTCCTGAACACCCGCCGTTGGGACACCCGCGACGACCTCCGCCTCGCGATCGTCACCTGGATCGAAACCAAGTACAACCGACGACGCCGCCAGCGGGCCCTCGGCAAGCTCACCCCGGTCGAGTTTGAGATGATCTACAAGGCCGCAGAAGCGGCCTGA